The following coding sequences lie in one Agelaius phoeniceus isolate bAgePho1 unplaced genomic scaffold, bAgePho1.hap1 Scaffold_110, whole genome shotgun sequence genomic window:
- the LOC143692973 gene encoding olfactory receptor 14J1-like, with translation MCYDRYVSICKPLHYGTLLGSRACAHMAAAAWASAFLYSLLHTANTFSLPLCHGNALGQFFCEIPQILKLSCSNSSLREHGLIAVSACLVFGCFVFIVFSYVQIFRAVLRIPSEQGRHKAFSTCLPHLAVVTLFISSVIFAHLKPPSISSPSLDLALSVLYSVVPPALSPLHLQPEEPGAQG, from the coding sequence atgtgctacgaccgctacgtgtccatctgcaaacccctgcactacgggaccctcctgggcagcagagcttgtgcccacatggcagcagctgcctgggccagtgcctttctctattcactgctgcacacggccaatacattttccctgcccctgtgccatggcaatgccctgggccagttcttctgtgaaatcccacagatcctcaagctctcctgctcaaatTCCTCCCTCAGGGAACATGGGCTAATTGCAGTTAGTGCCTGTTTGgtatttggctgttttgtgttcattgttttctcctatgtgcagattttcagggctgtgctgaggatcccctctgagcagggacggcacaaagccttttccacctgcctccctcacctggccgtggtcaCTCTGTTCATCAGTAGTGTCatatttgctcacctgaagcccccctccatctcctctccatccctggatctggccctgtcagttctgtactcagtggtgcctccagccctgagcccccttcatctacagcctgaggaaccaggagctcaaggctga